The following coding sequences lie in one Apteryx mantelli isolate bAptMan1 chromosome 6, bAptMan1.hap1, whole genome shotgun sequence genomic window:
- the LOC106498431 gene encoding LOW QUALITY PROTEIN: 5-hydroxytryptamine receptor 5B-like (The sequence of the model RefSeq protein was modified relative to this genomic sequence to represent the inferred CDS: inserted 1 base in 1 codon), whose protein sequence is MAGTRGQCQTNMDTNGSSADAASELRGGGSMWSGREPFSDFSILILTLLALLTLATFLWNLLVLATILRVKALHQVPHNLVASMAGSDALVAALAMPLGLAKEAADRRRWQLGRELCHVWVCFNMPCCTASIRNMTAIALDRYCSIXRHLEYTPRARRRASNAMVALAGALAAAISLSTGASTGRPTAAGATPWCPCPRLWR, encoded by the exons ATGGCGGGGACCCGCGGCCAGTGCCAGACCAACATGGACACCAACGGCTCCTCGGCCGACGCCGCCTCCGAGCTGCGGGGCGGTGGCAGCATGTGGAGCGGCCGGGAGCCCTTCTCCGACTTCAGCATCCTTATCCTCACCCTGCTGGCGCTCCTGACCCTCGCCACCTTCCTCTGGAACCTGCTGGTGCTGGCGACCATCCTGCGGGTGAAGGCTCTCCACCAGGTGCCCCACAACCTGGTGGCCTCCATGGCGGGCTCGGATGCGCTGGTGGCAGCGTTGGCGATGCCCCTGGGCCTGGCGAAGGAGGCAGCAGACAGGCGGCGGTGGCAGCTGGGCCGGGAGCTGTGCCACGTGTGGGTGTGCTTCAACATGCCGTGCTGCACGGCCAGCATCCGGAACATGACCGCCATCGCCCTGGACCGCTACTGCTCCA GCCGCCACCTGGAGTACACGCcacgcgcccgccgccgcgcctccaACGCCATGGTCGCCCTCGCTGGGGCCCTGGCTGCCGCCATCTCCCTGTCTACTGGCGCGTCTACCGGGCGGCCCACAGCTGCCGGGGCAACGCCGTGGTGCCCCTGCCCCAGGCTGTGGAGGTAA